The following proteins come from a genomic window of Rhinoraja longicauda isolate Sanriku21f chromosome 4, sRhiLon1.1, whole genome shotgun sequence:
- the rpl14 gene encoding large ribosomal subunit protein eL14 — protein MVYKRYVEIGRVVYIAFGPHAGKLVAIVDVIDQNRALVDGPCTGVRRQAVPFKCMQLTDFKIQIPHSVRNKFVKAAWEKEKVNEKWEASRWAKKIEARAKRAKMSDFDRHKVMKAKKMRNRIIKLELSKLKKAAGKKA, from the exons ATG GTCTACAAGCGATACGTGGAGATCGGCCGCGTGGTCTACATCGCCTTCGGGCCGCACGCCGGCAAGCTGGTGGCCATCGTCGATGTCATCGACCAGAACCGG GCATTGGTGGATGGTCCATGCACTGGTGTAAGGAGACAGGCTGTGCCATTTAAATGCATGCAGCTCACTGACTTCAAGATTCAAATACCACATAG TGTCCGCAACAAATTTGTGAAAGCTGCTTGGGAAAAAGAGAAGGTCAATGAGAAATGGGAAGCATCTCGCTGGGCAAAAAAAATTGAAGCACGTGCAAAG AGGGCCAAAATGAGTGACTTTGACCGCCACAAGGTCATGAAGGCCAAGAAAATG AGAAACAGAATCATCAAGCTAGAATTGTCCAAACTGAAAAAGGCTGCAGGCAAAAAGGCATAA